One window of the Natrinema sp. CBA1119 genome contains the following:
- a CDS encoding PQQ-binding-like beta-propeller repeat protein, producing the protein MTYESHLADLPEDAPWDEKPGESVIEQHDTDAIPEVDVTEEDIAASGEDETNWLIFGNNYQGHRHTTADVIAPENVGDLEVEYVLELGEPPNDFQGSPIVVGGDPPIIYQTIGPDMLYAIHGRTGDILWTHFYENADGASDETPPAERGPAVLGDTVYKSTLDLGVLAIDRYTGEEQWYYNGAAAYRGEVADDVRHEELQWERSRGTTSSHPPMIYDGMLMKGSFGGEFGVSGFYDAIDLEGNPQWRVNMTPEHEWVGDSWQHGGGTAWAASCIEPDSGTVVIPSANPGPWYGTVRPGWNPYTCGKVGVDIETGEYQWHHQDAPHDWWDYDSPSPPLVFEEEVDGETRKFATWPGKTGWVYTVDMETGQLHQRSEEFVQHYNMWSLPPFDDIENAQWIMPDLRGGTNPQTSSFDPQSRTLIVKGLNQPMRLSWFETEYEPGETYIGMDIEHAPVPATQEQEEEEEEETADDGEEAEEEKEETADNGEEAEEEKEETADEEADNGDGSEEEWREAWNGYVGVLAGIDPISGEVKWRNWYEETPPWGGSLTTPTGVTFAGDGDDLFTAFETETGQPLASWDLGTAASGAPVSWYDPGEGKQYVAAPAGGERENYTESGNRFVVFSLSE; encoded by the coding sequence ATGACGTACGAATCACATCTTGCAGACCTACCAGAGGATGCACCGTGGGACGAAAAACCGGGTGAATCGGTCATCGAACAGCACGATACCGACGCGATTCCGGAGGTAGACGTCACGGAGGAAGACATCGCGGCGTCGGGCGAAGACGAGACGAACTGGCTCATCTTCGGGAACAACTATCAGGGGCACCGACACACCACTGCGGACGTGATCGCGCCGGAGAACGTCGGTGACCTCGAGGTCGAGTACGTTCTCGAACTCGGCGAACCCCCAAACGACTTCCAGGGGTCACCGATCGTCGTGGGCGGCGATCCGCCGATCATTTACCAGACGATCGGGCCGGATATGCTGTACGCGATACACGGGCGTACCGGTGACATCCTGTGGACGCACTTCTACGAAAACGCCGACGGTGCATCCGACGAGACGCCGCCTGCCGAGCGCGGTCCTGCGGTTCTCGGGGACACAGTCTACAAGAGCACGCTCGATCTGGGCGTGCTCGCGATCGATCGGTACACCGGCGAGGAACAGTGGTACTACAACGGCGCTGCCGCCTATCGGGGGGAGGTTGCGGACGACGTGCGACACGAAGAATTGCAGTGGGAGCGGTCGCGCGGGACGACATCGTCGCACCCGCCGATGATCTACGACGGGATGCTGATGAAGGGCAGTTTCGGCGGCGAATTCGGCGTCAGCGGATTCTACGACGCGATCGACCTCGAAGGGAACCCGCAGTGGCGAGTGAATATGACGCCCGAACACGAGTGGGTCGGCGATTCGTGGCAACACGGCGGCGGGACCGCGTGGGCCGCGTCGTGTATCGAACCCGACAGCGGGACGGTCGTCATTCCGTCCGCGAACCCAGGTCCGTGGTACGGTACCGTTCGTCCGGGCTGGAACCCCTATACCTGCGGTAAAGTCGGTGTCGACATTGAAACCGGCGAATACCAGTGGCACCATCAGGACGCGCCCCACGACTGGTGGGACTATGACTCACCGAGTCCGCCACTCGTTTTCGAAGAGGAGGTCGACGGTGAGACCAGGAAGTTCGCGACTTGGCCCGGCAAGACCGGTTGGGTGTACACTGTCGACATGGAAACCGGCCAGCTCCACCAGCGCAGCGAGGAGTTCGTCCAGCACTACAACATGTGGTCGCTACCGCCGTTCGACGACATCGAGAACGCGCAGTGGATCATGCCGGACCTCAGGGGTGGCACGAATCCCCAGACGAGTTCCTTCGATCCCCAGAGCAGGACGCTAATCGTCAAAGGGCTCAACCAGCCGATGCGACTCTCCTGGTTCGAGACGGAGTACGAACCCGGTGAGACGTACATCGGGATGGATATCGAGCATGCGCCGGTGCCGGCTACACAGGAGCAAGAGGAAGAGGAGGAAGAAGAAACTGCCGACGACGGAGAAGAGGCCGAAGAGGAGAAAGAAGAAACTGCCGATAACGGAGAAGAGGCTGAAGAGGAGAAAGAAGAAACCGCCGACGAAGAAGCGGACAACGGAGACGGATCGGAAGAAGAGTGGCGAGAAGCGTGGAACGGCTACGTCGGCGTGCTCGCCGGGATCGATCCGATCAGCGGTGAAGTGAAATGGCGGAACTGGTACGAGGAGACGCCGCCGTGGGGCGGTTCGTTGACGACGCCGACCGGCGTTACCTTCGCGGGAGACGGTGACGACCTGTTCACCGCGTTCGAAACCGAGACGGGCCAGCCGTTGGCCTCGTGGGACCTCGGCACCGCCGCGTCCGGTGCGCCGGTCAGCTGGTACGATCCGGGTGAAGGAAAACAGTACGTCGCAGCCCCCGCCGGCGGGGAGCGTGAGAACTACACCGAATCGGGCAACCGGTTCGTCGTTTTCTCGCTCTCCGAGTAG